Below is a window of Entelurus aequoreus isolate RoL-2023_Sb linkage group LG07, RoL_Eaeq_v1.1, whole genome shotgun sequence DNA.
acGACCCACcagaagcaagggtgaagtcaagtgtcttgcccaaggacacaacggacgtgactaggatggcagaagctgttGATGGAACCAGGaatctctaccaaccgagccacgccgtccccacgtcTTTTATATTTAAGTTATGGTTAGGACCATGTCATTACAAGTTTATGGATAGAGATAATGCTTAAGGGTAATAAGCCGACATGTATATAGAAAAGTGCACATTAAAAAAGTGTACTTATAAAGACTTTTCATATTGTCCCAAATGTCCAAACCTGTTTTTTTATTCACTGTGCAGCTTTTAAAGTAATCTTAGTAACTGGCACAAAAGGAAGTCTTTCCCATGTTTTATTGGTTGTTTGGCTatacacttttaacacaacacacacaagaacacaaataatctcattgtgttaacagtgtcagtcaaAAACTATTTATATTCTCTCTCGGttttatttacccaacagacgtccagcagcccccccacattaaagaggaagaggaggagccacagcccccccacattaaagaggaagatgaggaagtgtggatcactcagaagggagagtgtcttccagggcaggaggaggctgatctcaccaagtttcccctgactgttgtctctgtgaagactgaagaccatgaagacaaaccacctgagttcTCAcaccttcatcacagtccaagtaagcacaacatccagatatcattttattctcagggcaaatatttttatgcacaatatctacttgcAAAAGGTTTGACCAAGTTTTGTGATAAAGCTTACACATGTGGATTTCTCCCAACGTTGATGCTTGTCTTGTTTTAAAGGGTCCAACAGGAAACGATGACTTGAGCACTTGTtcggggcagaacattcataccttgttgtccagtcgttgttaaaagttCAATTTTTGCaatttaattagattttttttagggTCAAAagtgtagtcttcttctactctcaAAACTACTGCTTATCGTAACACAttcctcgctgttgccccctgcatACGCGAGCAACCCAAGTTTAactggtttcatcaagcctatttgggtaatGTTCGGCgtgccaaatgaaaagctttggtggGCTAAATGTGGCCCGCTGGCTGCCAGTTGAATAGGTCTGTTGTATATGTTtaatttcaatcaatgtttatttatatagccctaaatcacaagtgtctcaagggGCTGTACAAATTTTCACATGATTATAATGTTTTTACTAATTACAAATAGCAACATTTATGTGGTCTACTGCTATTTATTATTGTTGTCCATAGACTAACTAACAAAACATACTCATATTATTTTTAGTCTGTTTTAAATCCAAAAAAGTTATAGTGTCAAGATCCAGCTGTTTATAGGTTTTTCTCCACTGGGATAATGCGTCATGTCATGTATTTTAAGTGTCTTCTTTGAGAACATTTTGTCACTTATTGGACGGGTAGGTTTTTATAATAGAGATTTTTTCTCTTGACTCTTGGCAAAGGCggtcgcactcccttccctctccgTGTCTGCCCTGCTTGCCTCTTTGGCTCGTCTTGTCTTGTTTAActttttgttgcctctttttgtatTGCTCCCCAAAATcaaaacaatggaattgatcaactttcttctcaacaaaattgacaagaccTCAGGTTCAGGGGAACCTTTCTGTCCTGTTggaacggttgttgctggacacacgatggactcttgggagaagagaaGTGCTGCGTGCCCAGCGACCCTTTTAGTCAAGGATGTTGACAATATCTACCTATTTGAAACCATCTTTGAATGCTGGCAGCCATtaaaagtaccccaaagctgccacaaatgattgaaaGATGAGGGCAGAACTCTGGACACTCAAACTTTTATgattttggataacatcggaccgtctgccctgcaggatgaatttgaggaccagaaatagacaattagaGTAAGAATTTTAAACTTGTTTTCACCTGCTTAAACACAACCATTCTAATCTTGATTATTTTCCCTGACTGCGAGGTGGCAATGTAGTTGCTTCAAGATTCCCCTCGAGGACAGTGCAGCAAAGAGGAAACAAACTCCTTACCTGTGAACAACACATggaaacataaacactgttcctTTGCCACCGTCTGCAGAGCGACTCCAGGCCTATACATTTAACACACACCATGGTCCATGGCTACATATGCACAgtacccccaccccacgcctttgcCACCGCTTCACTCCACGTGGTATGACGGACAACGGAGCAGCCCCCCTGTGGCTGGCAGCTAAGTGTTccctgtacaatgtttgtctaatcttgaacaggtcTGTGGTGAAaagtgtcacaccgcggtgagggaagtcctgttttggggttgtctggcgaaCTTCCTGTTTTATGTTGAAAATCTAATcgtcctctcgtttcaggccacttgcccttccttcgaTGTCACGGGTCTGATGTCtttcctgattgtgcccacctgtgtcaccctccctcatgtgtatatagtcctcgtcttcccctgtcttgttgccagagtatatcgtctgatCGTGTACCTCCAGCCGTCTTCCACAGTCTTGACTTGCTTTATTCCTTGATTTCTTTGTACCCTCTGAAGACGAGTGATTttgatttgctaaagtttttggtcagtttCTTTTGAGCTAATTTCATAGTGCTCTGCCTTCTTTTTTCCCTCATCTTGGAGCGCTTTAATTTGTAGTTTTCTTAGCTCTTTATAGTGTAGTTTCTGTTTATAGCTTTTTGTCTTCCCCTCTTCGTGAGCGATTTTCTTTTCGTGCAGCTAATcttagattgttgtttttttgttattagatCAGTGTAGATTTTGTGATCGCCATTTTTCCTCCCtctggagtgattttctgtttattgttttACGCCCTGTGCTACGTTTCTATTGATTGTTATTCTAGTGTATCGAGTCTAGAGTTTATAGCCATTTGTTTATTCACTCTGTCTGAAGAGAGTTCATAGAAACTGCAGAATAAAAGCCTGCGTCAATCATTCCCCGTCTGCAACTGAGTCCTCATTCTTGCCAAGACTTAACAAAAAATAATACCGAGCATTTGcttttggtgtatttattttgaaagttaCACATTTCTGAAGAAAATAGCTCTAGAATGAAAAATACAAGCGTCCCCTATAGTGAATGTTAAAATGTACACGCAAGGATCTGTTAATGTGTTTacatggtccaagttcctctatacaacacgaGCAATGTGCACTGTTGAACAGGAGTACTCTCGTGTCTTTAGGGAGTTGCTGCATAAATATTTTTTACCATGTTTTGAACTGTGCACGGGGGCCGGTGTGGTGTCATTCTATGGTTCAAGTTGGCCTTCGGACCTCCAGTTGAATAAACAGTAGGGTTGCGCGATTAAGACGATATACggttataaattatataaatccGGCAGATGATAGGGCTTTTAATATTGCGATAATTAATGTTGATATGTTCCCgctaatttgacagcgacaatgcagctgagataggctccagcaccccccacgaccccaaaagggacaagtggtagaaaatggatggggatGGAATCAAACACGTTCTCAACCCATTGTAGCATTCTCTTTACAGTACAAAGCCACTTCTCAGTCAACAATTCTTGCCTTCATGGTGACAAATgaactacgtttcttacaaggAAGATATGCTACCCGCTAACCAGAAGTTACagttcttgaatgtaaacaaaagtggCCAGATCAATAGTAATATGAACATTAACAGTAAGTATAGTAGGATCTTAATCCTCGCTTTGATACGGTAGATCACCTCATTCTTTTAAATAGACTCAAACACCTCCTGGGCCTCTCTTGTACGGTTCACAAGTGGTTCACTTTCTATCTGTCAGACAGAACATTATTGCTAAGTATGGATACAAGCTCTTGAAATATCCATGAAATGGATGTGGTGTGCCTCAAAGATCAATTTCAGGTTTTATGCTATTCAATATTCAGATAATTCCAGGTGGCTCTGTCATCAGGAAATATGGAATTCATTTccagttatgctgatgacacacaGCTGTATATTTCTATGTCTCCTGAGGACACAAGACAAGACCAACTGATACGCTTTTTAATTGCATTTTAGATATTAAATCCTGGATGGCAGATAACGTTGCAACACATATCAGAACTACAAGCATTGTCTTTGACCCCATCTCTCCAAGTGAAAAATCTTGGTGTCATTTTTGATTCTGAGCCTAGCTTTATACCACCTATCAAAAAAAGGTCTTTATCTTCCTAAGAATATAGCCCGAGTTTGCCCTATTTTCTCTCAGGGCAACACGGACACGCcgatgcatgcttttattacgaGTTGTATTTATTGTTGTAACACGCTGCTCCTTGGTCTTCCTAAAAAGTTTATTGCACATTTACAATTactccaaaatgcagctgcttgtgtcctgacaaagaccagaaggcgggcccacattacaccagtttcaaAATCCCTGCATTGGCTCGCCCTGTGTTTGAGGATCAAATTAAGGTttttcttatggtttataaacgtttttttatgttattgtgccttcttatctttcagatttacTTTTACCCTACGAACCCTGGTGGACCCTGGGATcctgtgcgtgtgtgcatgtgaaATGGATGAGGGATATGGGTCATTGTGTTCAAGTCTGTAAATCACTTTATGTAGGATTTTTGTATGTATGAAAAGCGTTTTATAGATGAAGTTTGATTGATTTGAATTGTAATATcactcaaaactaatgtaaagtatcaaacagaagaataaatgttcatttcattttaacagaagtgtagttaTAAACAtgctacaacagaaagtaaccaaatATTAGGCCGTAACGCCCATCTCTAGTAAAAAAGTCCCCCCACCCAACTGAGTTTTCTTTTCCTATAAATAATGTTGTAAAGACCGGCATGTTTGTTCCCAATGGAGATTTCGGCCAAGTTTATACAATAACTTGGTTTTCTTTAGTACATGCGAACAAACTGAATGGCTCATGTGACTCAGCAAAGCTGGACATTTCTAAATAATGTGTTTCTCTTCTTGTGTCATGCAGACATGTGTGAAGAACATCTCCCTGAACAACAGGAGTCGAGCATAAGAATGGTaaaggaggagccacagccctcccAAATTAAAAAGGAAGACAAAGCGTCACAGATCTTTCACTTCaataaggaagaggaggaacacagcatccgTCAGGAGGGACAGCAGCTTGAATGTTTGGAGGAATCCCCAGTGATTGGtgtgattgtgaagagtgaagatgatgaggtcaaaagtgaaagtgaggagaagagagaggcggagcctccaggcagcagctcaactcaacacatgacaacagaagctgatggagaccactgtggaggatcacaagcagacaagatcttagctccactatcagatagtgacgacacaacgtctcactctcctgacactgatgatgaagactctgaagatgataagacatgtcacactgacaacacacactttacatgTTCTCACCgtgacaaaacttttaaatatCGTGATctgaaaaaacacatgaaaacacacactggagaaaacccCTTTTCCTGCTCAGTCTGTGATAATGGATttgtacaacaaaatgtgttgaaaGACCCTtgttcctgttcaatctgtggtaaaggttttgtaacaAGTCAaaatttaaaagtacacatgagaacacacaccggagaaaaaccttttacatgttcaatctgtagtaaaggttttgtacaaagtcaatatttgaaagtacacatgagaatacatactggagaaaaaccttttacatgctcaatctgtagtaaaggttttggaGGAAGCCATTAtttgaaagcacacatgagaatacacactggcgaaaaa
It encodes the following:
- the LOC133653547 gene encoding uncharacterized protein LOC133653547 isoform X11, whose protein sequence is MGERTIAEYTKELSRTKEEKEPQHQLLDAVFKKHQVVLHRTACRRWSPSECGSCALKRKYGWTHSIKTPHSTTCFDVQQPPHIKEEEEEPQPPHIKEEDEEVWITQKGECLPGQEEADLTKFPLTVVSVKTEDHEDKPPEFSHLHHSPKRLQAYTFNTHHGPWLHMHSTPTPRLCHRFTPRDLLLPYEPWWTLGSCACVHV
- the LOC133653547 gene encoding zinc finger protein 239-like isoform X6 gives rise to the protein MGERTIAEYTKELSRTKEEKEPQHQLLDAVFKKHQVVLHRTDVQQPPHIKEEDEEVWITQKGECLPGQEEADLTKFPLTVVSVKTEDHEDKPPEFSHLHHSPKRLQAYTFNTHHGPWLHMHSTPTPRLCHRFTPRGMTDNGAAPLWLAAKCSLYNIYFYPTNPGGPWDPVRVYMCEEHLPEQQESSIRMVKEEPQPSQIKKEDKASQIFHFNKEEEEHSIRQEGQQLECLEESPVIGVIVKSEDDEVKSESEEKREAEPPGSSSTQHMTTEADGDHCGGSQADKILAPLSDSDDTTSHSPDTDDEDSEDDKTCHTDNTHFTCSHRDKTFKYRDLKKHMKTHTGENPFSCSVCDNGFVQQNVLKDPCSCSICGKGFVTSQNLKVHMRTHTGEKPFTCSICSKGFVQSQYLKVHMRIHTGEKPFTCSICSKGFGGSHYLKAHMRIHTGEKPFSCSVCGKGFAISQNLKVHVRTHTGEKPYLCSSCNKSFCHQTALVRHMRIHTGEKVLSCSVCGERFSYKYQCKKHKCAGENSSSK
- the LOC133653547 gene encoding zinc finger protein 239-like isoform X2, with the protein product MGERTIAEYTKELSRTKEEKEPQHQLLDAVFKKHQVVLHRTACRRWSPSECGSCALKRKYGWTHSIKTPHSTTCFDVQQPPHIKEEDEEVWITQKGECLPGQEEADLTKFPLTVVSVKTEDHEDKPPEFSHLHHSPKRLQAYTFNTHHGPWLHMHSTPTPRLCHRFTPRGMTDNGAAPLWLAAKCSLYNIYFYPTNPGGPWDPVRVYMCEEHLPEQQESSIRMVKEEPQPSQIKKEDKASQIFHFNKEEEEHSIRQEGQQLECLEESPVIGVIVKSEDDEVKSESEEKREAEPPGSSSTQHMTTEADGDHCGGSQADKILAPLSDSDDTTSHSPDTDDEDSEDDKTCHTDNTHFTCSHRDKTFKYRDLKKHMKTHTGENPFSCSVCDNGFVQQNVLKDPCSCSICGKGFVTSQNLKVHMRTHTGEKPFTCSICSKGFVQSQYLKVHMRIHTGEKPFTCSICSKGFGGSHYLKAHMRIHTGEKPFSCSVCGKGFAISQNLKVHVRTHTGEKPYLCSSCNKSFCHQTALVRHMRIHTGEKVLSCSVCGERFSYKYQCKKHKCAGENSSSK
- the LOC133653547 gene encoding zinc finger protein 239-like isoform X4, giving the protein MGERTIAEYTKELSRTKEEKEPQHQLLDAVFKKHQVVLHRTDVQQPPHIKEEEEEPQPPHIKEEDEEVWITQKGECLPGQEEADLTKFPLTVVSVKTEDHEDKPPEFSHLHHSPKRLQAYTFNTHHGPWLHMHSTPTPRLCHRFTPRGMTDNGAAPLWLAAKCSLYNIYFYPTNPGGPWDPVRVYMCEEHLPEQQESSIRMVKEEPQPSQIKKEDKASQIFHFNKEEEEHSIRQEGQQLECLEESPVIGVIVKSEDDEVKSESEEKREAEPPGSSSTQHMTTEADGDHCGGSQADKILAPLSDSDDTTSHSPDTDDEDSEDDKTCHTDNTHFTCSHRDKTFKYRDLKKHMKTHTGENPFSCSVCDNGFVQQNVLKDPCSCSICGKGFVTSQNLKVHMRTHTGEKPFTCSICSKGFVQSQYLKVHMRIHTGEKPFTCSICSKGFGGSHYLKAHMRIHTGEKPFSCSVCGKGFAISQNLKVHVRTHTGEKPYLCSSCNKSFCHQTALVRHMRIHTGEKVLSCSVCGERFSYKYQCKKHKCAGENSSSK
- the LOC133653547 gene encoding uncharacterized protein LOC133653547 isoform X9 yields the protein MGERTIAEYTKELSRTKEEKEPQHQLLDAVFKKHQVVLHRTACRRWSPSECGSCALKRKYGWTHSIKTPHSTTCFDVQQPPHIKEEEEEPQPPHIKEEDEEVWITQKGECLPGQEEADLTKFPLTVVSVKTEDHEDKPPEFSHLHHSPKRLQAYTFNTHHGPWLHMHSTPTPRLCHRFTPRGMTDNGAAPLWLAAKCSLYNTCVKNISLNNRSRA
- the LOC133653547 gene encoding oocyte zinc finger protein XlCOF22-like isoform X3, which gives rise to MGERTIAEYTKELSRTKEEKEPQHQLLDAVFKKHQVVLHRTACRRWSPSECGSCALKRKYGWTHSIKTPHSTTCFDVQQPPHIKEEEEEPQPPHIKEEDEEVWITQKGECLPGQEEADLTKFPLTVVSVKTEDHEDKPPEFSHLHHSPKRLQAYTFNTHHGPWLHMHSTPTPRLCHRFTPRGMTDNGAAPLWLAAKCSLYNIYFYPTNPGGPWDPVRVYMCEEHLPEQQESSIRMEEEEHSIRQEGQQLECLEESPVIGVIVKSEDDEVKSESEEKREAEPPGSSSTQHMTTEADGDHCGGSQADKILAPLSDSDDTTSHSPDTDDEDSEDDKTCHTDNTHFTCSHRDKTFKYRDLKKHMKTHTGENPFSCSVCDNGFVQQNVLKDPCSCSICGKGFVTSQNLKVHMRTHTGEKPFTCSICSKGFVQSQYLKVHMRIHTGEKPFTCSICSKGFGGSHYLKAHMRIHTGEKPFSCSVCGKGFAISQNLKVHVRTHTGEKPYLCSSCNKSFCHQTALVRHMRIHTGEKVLSCSVCGERFSYKYQCKKHKCAGENSSSK
- the LOC133653547 gene encoding uncharacterized protein LOC133653547 isoform X10, whose amino-acid sequence is MGERTIAEYTKELSRTKEEKEPQHQLLDAVFKKHQVVLHRTACRRWSPSECGSCALKRKYGWTHSIKTPHSTTCFDVQQPPHIKEEEEEPQPPHIKEEDEEVWITQKGECLPGQEEADLTKFPLTVVSVKTEDHEDKPPEFSHLHHSPKRLQAYTFNTHHGPWLHMHSTPTPRLCHRFTPRGMTDNGAAPLWLAAKCSLHV
- the LOC133653547 gene encoding zinc finger protein 239-like isoform X1; its protein translation is MGERTIAEYTKELSRTKEEKEPQHQLLDAVFKKHQVVLHRTACRRWSPSECGSCALKRKYGWTHSIKTPHSTTCFDVQQPPHIKEEEEEPQPPHIKEEDEEVWITQKGECLPGQEEADLTKFPLTVVSVKTEDHEDKPPEFSHLHHSPKRLQAYTFNTHHGPWLHMHSTPTPRLCHRFTPRGMTDNGAAPLWLAAKCSLYNIYFYPTNPGGPWDPVRVYMCEEHLPEQQESSIRMVKEEPQPSQIKKEDKASQIFHFNKEEEEHSIRQEGQQLECLEESPVIGVIVKSEDDEVKSESEEKREAEPPGSSSTQHMTTEADGDHCGGSQADKILAPLSDSDDTTSHSPDTDDEDSEDDKTCHTDNTHFTCSHRDKTFKYRDLKKHMKTHTGENPFSCSVCDNGFVQQNVLKDPCSCSICGKGFVTSQNLKVHMRTHTGEKPFTCSICSKGFVQSQYLKVHMRIHTGEKPFTCSICSKGFGGSHYLKAHMRIHTGEKPFSCSVCGKGFAISQNLKVHVRTHTGEKPYLCSSCNKSFCHQTALVRHMRIHTGEKVLSCSVCGERFSYKYQCKKHKCAGENSSSK
- the LOC133653547 gene encoding zinc finger protein 239-like isoform X5 → MGERTIAEYTKELSRTKEEKEPQHQLLDAVFKKHQVVLHRTACRRWSPSECGSCALKRKYGWTHSIKTPHSTTCFDVQQPPHIKEEEEEPQPPHIKEEDEEVWITQKGECLPGQEEADLTKFPLTVVSVKTEDHEDKPPEFSHLHHSPKRLQAYTFNTHHGPWLHMHSTPTPRLCHRFTPRDMCEEHLPEQQESSIRMVKEEPQPSQIKKEDKASQIFHFNKEEEEHSIRQEGQQLECLEESPVIGVIVKSEDDEVKSESEEKREAEPPGSSSTQHMTTEADGDHCGGSQADKILAPLSDSDDTTSHSPDTDDEDSEDDKTCHTDNTHFTCSHRDKTFKYRDLKKHMKTHTGENPFSCSVCDNGFVQQNVLKDPCSCSICGKGFVTSQNLKVHMRTHTGEKPFTCSICSKGFVQSQYLKVHMRIHTGEKPFTCSICSKGFGGSHYLKAHMRIHTGEKPFSCSVCGKGFAISQNLKVHVRTHTGEKPYLCSSCNKSFCHQTALVRHMRIHTGEKVLSCSVCGERFSYKYQCKKHKCAGENSSSK
- the LOC133653547 gene encoding uncharacterized protein LOC133653547 isoform X8; the protein is MGERTIAEYTKELSRTKEEKEPQHQLLDAVFKKHQVVLHRTACRRWSPSECGSCALKRKYGWTHSIKTPHSTTCFDVQQPPHIKEEEEEPQPPHIKEEDEEVWITQKGECLPGQEEADLTKFPLTVVSVKTEDHEDKPPEFSHLHHSPKRLQAYTFNTHHGPWLHMHSTPTPRLCHRFTPRGMTDNGAAPLWLAAKCSLFTFTLRTLVDPGILCVCTCVKNISLNNRSRA
- the LOC133653547 gene encoding zinc finger protein 239-like isoform X7 is translated as MGERTIAEYTKELSRTKEEKEPQHQLLDAVFKKHQVVLHRTACRRWSPSECGSCALKRKYGWTHSIKTPHSTTCFDVQQPPHIKEEEEEPQPPHIKEEDEEVWITQKGECLPGQEEADLTKFPLTVVSVKTEDHEDKPPEFSHLHHSPNMCEEHLPEQQESSIRMVKEEPQPSQIKKEDKASQIFHFNKEEEEHSIRQEGQQLECLEESPVIGVIVKSEDDEVKSESEEKREAEPPGSSSTQHMTTEADGDHCGGSQADKILAPLSDSDDTTSHSPDTDDEDSEDDKTCHTDNTHFTCSHRDKTFKYRDLKKHMKTHTGENPFSCSVCDNGFVQQNVLKDPCSCSICGKGFVTSQNLKVHMRTHTGEKPFTCSICSKGFVQSQYLKVHMRIHTGEKPFTCSICSKGFGGSHYLKAHMRIHTGEKPFSCSVCGKGFAISQNLKVHVRTHTGEKPYLCSSCNKSFCHQTALVRHMRIHTGEKVLSCSVCGERFSYKYQCKKHKCAGENSSSK